A genomic stretch from Aquila chrysaetos chrysaetos chromosome 1, bAquChr1.4, whole genome shotgun sequence includes:
- the GRSF1 gene encoding G-rich sequence factor 1 — protein MAAAAAARRGLSALLLGRRPPLPPCLRPPPARGLLTAAAAVPLGPGPGAPRALPPLCAAVRGYSQVTDAPSQEGHLAEQEPDSPKAESDNVFLIRAQGFPFSCTEEDVLTFFDSCRIRNGENGIHFLLNRDGRRRGDALIELESKADVQRALEKHLRYMGPRYVKVFEVHDSDVEGLLQTLRDESQAINDGVVLLRGLPFSSTEEDIADFFSGLKITDIAFIYRGERRTGEAFVQFAAPDMAAKALLRHKEYMGSRYIEVYVSRKHHMQRHVPYDRQVVTYPKVRREPESIFEERGFSDMGGSDAERENKLCREGAESSRQVVESGNISSPLHFVHMRGFPAQASAQDIINFFAPLKPTRIMVEYNSHGDATGEVDVHFESHEDAVAAMAKEGSQLQYGAIELFLNEHPKAKESC, from the exons atggccgccgccgccgcagcccgTCGCGGCCTGTCCGCCCTGCTGCtcggccgccgcccgccgctaCCGCCCTGCTtgcgcccgccgcccgcccgcggcctcctcacagccgccgccgccgtccccctcgggccggggccgggcgcgcCGCGGGCTCTCCCTCCGCTCTGCGCTGCCGTCCGCGGCTACAGCCAG GTCACAGATGCGCCGTCCCAGGAAGGTCACCTCGCAGAGCAGGAACCCGACTCACCCAAGGCAGAAAGCGACAATGTCTTCCTCATCAGGGCGCAAGGATTCCCCTTCTCCTGCACCGAGGAAGACGTGCTTACCTTTTTCGATA GCTGTAGAATTCGAAACGGTGAGAACGGCATACACTTCCTCTTAAACAGGGATGGGAGACGCAGGGGGGATGCCTTGATCGAGCTGGAGTCAAAAGCTGATGTCCAGAGAGCCTTGGAAAAGCACCTGAGGTATATGGGCCCACGCTACGTGAAAG TTTTTGAAGTACACGATAGTGATGTAGAGGGCTTACTACAAACTCTGCGGGATGAGTCACAAGCCATAAATGATGGAGTTGTACTACTCAGAGGCCTTCCATTCAGCTCCACTGAGGAGGATATTGCAGATTTTTTCTCAG GTTTGAAAATAACTGACATAGCTTTCATTTACCggggagaaagaagaacagGAGAAGCTTTTGTGCAGTTCGCAGCTCCTGACATGGCAGCTAAAGCCCTGTTACGACACAAGGAATATATGGGAAGTAG ATATATAGAAGTGTATGTAAGCAGAAAGCATCACATGCAAAGGCATGTGCCTTATGACAGGCAGGTGGTGACCTACCCCAAAGTAAGAAGAGAACCAGAATCCATCTTTGAAGAAAGGGGATTCAGCGACATGGGAGGCTCCgatgctgaaagagaaaata AATTatgcagggaaggagcagagagctCCAGGCAGGTGGTAGAATCTGGTAACATCTCATCACCACTGCACTTTGTCCACATGAGGGGTTTTCCTGCCCAAGCTAGTGCCCAAGACATAATAAAT tttTTTGCTCCGCTGAAGCCCACAAGGATTATGGTAGAATACAACTCCCATGGAGATGCCACAGGAGAAGTGGACGTGCATTTTGAGAGCCATGAGGACGCAGTCGCTGCAATGGCTAAGGAGGGGTCACAGCTGC AGTACGGTGCCATTGAACTATTCCTGAATGAACATCCAAAGGCGAAAGAGAGCTGCTAG